Proteins from one Sarcophilus harrisii chromosome 2, mSarHar1.11, whole genome shotgun sequence genomic window:
- the CYRIA gene encoding protein FAM49A: MPCPSCSDAPCLSCFPRCLDAQPTEGEREIWNQVSAVLQDSESILTDLQAYKGAGQEIRDAIQNPNDIQLQEKAWNAVCPLVVRLKRFYEFSIRLEKALQNLLECLTCPPYTPTQHLEREQALAKEFAEILHFTLRFDELKMRNPAIQNDFSYYRRTISRNRINNMHLDIENEVNNEMANRMSLFYAEATPMLKTLSNATTYSASKNKTLPIENTTDCLSTMISVCKVMLETPEYRSRFTSEETLLFCMRVMVGVIILYDHVHPVGAFCKTSKIDMKGCIKVLKEQPPDSVEGLLNALRFTTKHLNDESTSKQIRAMLQ, from the exons ATGCCGTGTCCTTCCTGCTCTGATGCCCCGTGTCTGTCCTGTTTCCCACGTTGCTTAGATGCTCAGCCCACGGAGGGTGAGAGAGAGATCTGGAACCAGGTCAGCGCCGTGCTCCAGGACTCGGAGAGCATTCTCACAGACTTGCAGGCTTACAAAGGCGCTGGCCAGGAGATCCGTGAC GCAATCCAAAATCCCAATGACATCCAGCTGCAAGAAAAGGCGTGGAATGCAGTATGTCCACTCGTTGTCCGACTGAAGAGATTCTATGAATTTTCCATCCGGCTCG AGAAAGCTCTGCAGAACCTTCTGGAGTGCCTGACATGCCCTCCCtacacacccacccagcacctggAGCGAGAACAGGCTCTGGCCAAGGAGTTCGCCGAGATCCTCCACTTCACCCTTCGCTTTGATGAGCTCAAG ATGAGAAACCCCGCAATACAAAATGACTTCAGCTACTACAGGCGGACAATAAGCCGCAACCGGATCAACAACATGCAC CTAGACATCGAGAACGAGGTCAACAACGAGATGGCCAACCGCATGTCGCTCTTCTACGCGGAAGCCACGCCCATGCTCAAGACCCTGAGCAACGCCACCACCTACTCTGCCtcga AGAACAAGACGCTGCCCATCGAAAACACGACGGACTGCCTCAGCACCATGATAAGCGTGTGCAAAGTCATGCTGGAGACCCC AGAGTACCGGAGCCGCTTCACCAGCGAAGAGACGCTTCTGTTCTGCATGCGCGTCATGGTGGGCGTCATCATCCTCTACGACCACGTGCACCCCGTGGGCGCTTTCTGCAAGACGTCCAAGATCGAC ATGAAAGGCTGCATCAAGGTGCTGAAGGAGCAGCCCCCGGACAGCGTGGAAGGCCTCCTGAACGCCCTCAG GTTCACCACGAAGCACCTGAACGATGAGTCGACCTCCAAGCAGATCCGAGCCATGCTCCAGTAG